A stretch of the Bacillus anthracis str. Vollum genome encodes the following:
- a CDS encoding YfhE family protein, which yields MDKKKRDKTKNALSSTQEVLYQREFRKADRAAGYRSKSI from the coding sequence ATGGATAAAAAGAAACGTGACAAAACAAAAAACGCGTTATCTAGTACACAAGAAGTTCTCTACCAACGAGAATTTCGTAAAGCAGATCGCGCAGCGGGTTATCGCTCGAAAAGTATTTAA
- a CDS encoding diglucosyl diacylglycerol synthase, giving the protein MIKKPKVLILTAHYGNGHVQVAKTLEQTFRQKGIKDVIVCDLFGESHPVITDITKYLYLKSYTIGKELYRLFYYGVEKIYDKKIASWYANFGRKRLKLLLQAEKPDIVITTFPIIAVPELKKQTGISIPVYNVLTDFCVHKIWIHREVDRYFVATDHVKKVMVDIGVPAEQIVETGIPIRSSFELKINPDIIYNKYQLCKNKKILLIVAGAHGVLGSVKELCQSFMSVPDLQVVVVCGKNEALKQDLVGVQETNPDALKVFGYVENIDELFRVTSCMITKPGGITLSEAAALQVPVILYKPVPGQENENAMYFERKGAAVVIRDDSEVFAKTEALLQDDMKLLQMKEAMKSIYRPEPADHIVDTILAENHVEPNHIPIKSPALAQSFT; this is encoded by the coding sequence TTGATAAAAAAACCCAAGGTTTTAATATTAACTGCACATTACGGTAACGGTCATGTGCAAGTAGCGAAAACATTAGAACAAACATTTCGCCAAAAAGGAATTAAAGATGTAATTGTATGCGATTTGTTCGGAGAATCACATCCGGTTATAACCGATATTACAAAATATTTATATTTAAAAAGTTATACAATAGGAAAAGAATTATATCGCTTGTTTTATTATGGCGTAGAAAAAATTTATGATAAAAAAATAGCATCTTGGTATGCGAATTTTGGAAGAAAACGCTTGAAATTACTTTTACAAGCAGAGAAACCGGATATTGTTATTACTACCTTTCCGATTATAGCTGTACCAGAATTAAAAAAGCAAACAGGTATTTCAATTCCTGTGTATAACGTATTAACGGATTTTTGTGTGCACAAAATATGGATTCATCGGGAAGTAGATCGTTATTTTGTAGCAACTGATCACGTAAAAAAAGTTATGGTTGATATCGGTGTGCCTGCGGAGCAAATTGTTGAAACCGGAATTCCGATTCGTAGTAGTTTTGAGTTAAAGATCAATCCAGACATTATATATAATAAATATCAGTTATGTAAGAATAAAAAGATTTTACTAATTGTAGCAGGTGCTCATGGGGTATTAGGAAGTGTAAAAGAACTATGCCAATCATTTATGTCAGTACCTGATTTACAAGTAGTTGTCGTTTGTGGGAAAAATGAAGCATTAAAACAGGATTTGGTAGGGGTACAGGAAACAAATCCTGATGCATTAAAAGTATTTGGTTATGTTGAAAATATTGATGAACTATTCCGCGTTACTTCTTGTATGATTACAAAGCCAGGCGGTATTACGTTAAGTGAGGCGGCAGCATTGCAAGTACCTGTCATTTTATATAAGCCTGTTCCAGGACAAGAAAATGAAAATGCGATGTACTTTGAAAGAAAAGGAGCTGCAGTTGTCATTCGTGATGATAGTGAGGTTTTTGCAAAAACAGAGGCGTTATTACAAGACGATATGAAGCTTCTTCAAATGAAAGAAGCGATGAAAAGCATTTATCGTCCGGAGCCAGCTGATCATATTGTGGATACAATTTTGGCAGAAAATCATGTAGAACCGAATCATATACCTATTAAATCACCTGCACTTGCACAATCATTTACTTAA